Proteins from a genomic interval of Bifidobacterium longum subsp. infantis ATCC 15697 = JCM 1222 = DSM 20088:
- a CDS encoding beta-galactosidase has protein sequence MEHRAFKWPQPLAGNKPRIWYGGDYNPDQWPEEVWDEDVALMQQAGVNLVSVAIFSWAKLEPEEGVYDFDWLDRVIDKLGKAGIAVDLASGTASPPMWMTQAHPEILWVDYRGDVCQPGARQHWRATSPVFLDYALNLCRKMAEHYKDNPYVVSWHVSNEYGCHNRFDYSEDAERAFQKWCEKKYGTIDAVNDAWGTAFWAQRMNNFSEIIPPRFIGDGNFMNPGKLLDWKRFSSDALLDFYKAERDALLEIAPKPQTTNFMVSAGCTVLDYDKWGHDVDFVSNDHYFSPGEAHFDEMAYAACLTDGIARKNPWFLMEHSTSAVNWRPTNYRLEPGELVRDSLAHLAMGADAICYFQWRQSKAGAEKWHSAMVPHAGPDSQIFRDVCELGADLNKLADEGLLSTKLVKSKVAIVFDYESQWATEHTATPTQEVRHWTEPLDWFRALADNGLTADVVPVRGPWDEYEAVVLPSLAILSEQTTRRVREYVANGGKLFVTYYTGLVDDRDHVWLGGYPGSIRDVVGVRVEEFAPMGTDAPGTMDHLDLDNGTVAHDFADVITSVADTAHVVASFKADKWTGFDGAPAITVNDFGDGKAAYVGARLGREGLAKSLPALLEELGIETSAEDDRGEVLRVERADETGENHFVFLFNRTHDVAVVDVEGEPLVASLAQVNESEHTAAIQPNGVLVVKL, from the coding sequence ATGGAACATAGAGCGTTCAAGTGGCCGCAGCCACTTGCGGGCAACAAGCCCCGCATCTGGTACGGCGGCGATTACAACCCCGACCAATGGCCTGAGGAAGTGTGGGACGAAGATGTAGCCCTCATGCAGCAGGCCGGCGTCAACCTCGTCTCCGTAGCCATCTTCTCCTGGGCCAAGCTTGAGCCCGAAGAAGGCGTGTACGACTTCGATTGGCTCGACCGCGTCATCGACAAGCTCGGCAAGGCCGGCATCGCCGTCGATCTCGCCTCCGGCACCGCATCCCCGCCGATGTGGATGACCCAGGCCCACCCGGAGATCCTCTGGGTCGACTACCGCGGCGACGTCTGCCAGCCCGGTGCCCGCCAGCACTGGCGCGCCACCAGCCCGGTCTTCCTTGACTACGCGCTCAACCTGTGCCGCAAGATGGCCGAGCACTACAAGGACAACCCCTATGTGGTCTCTTGGCATGTGAGCAACGAGTACGGCTGCCACAACCGCTTCGACTATTCCGAAGACGCCGAGCGCGCCTTCCAGAAGTGGTGCGAGAAGAAGTACGGCACCATCGACGCTGTCAACGACGCCTGGGGCACCGCCTTCTGGGCGCAGCGCATGAACAATTTCTCCGAGATCATCCCGCCGCGATTCATCGGCGACGGCAACTTCATGAACCCGGGCAAGCTGCTTGATTGGAAGCGTTTCAGCTCCGACGCGCTGCTGGACTTCTACAAGGCCGAGCGCGACGCCCTGCTCGAGATCGCCCCCAAGCCGCAGACCACCAACTTCATGGTCTCCGCGGGCTGCACCGTCCTCGACTACGACAAGTGGGGTCATGACGTGGACTTCGTGTCCAACGACCATTACTTCTCGCCCGGCGAGGCCCACTTCGACGAGATGGCCTACGCGGCCTGCCTCACCGACGGCATCGCCCGCAAGAACCCGTGGTTCCTCATGGAACATTCCACGTCCGCCGTCAACTGGCGCCCGACCAACTACCGGCTCGAGCCCGGCGAGCTGGTGCGCGACTCCCTGGCCCATCTGGCCATGGGCGCCGACGCCATCTGCTACTTCCAGTGGCGTCAGTCCAAGGCCGGCGCCGAGAAGTGGCATTCCGCCATGGTGCCCCACGCAGGCCCCGACTCCCAGATCTTCCGCGATGTGTGCGAGCTGGGTGCCGACCTCAACAAGCTTGCTGACGAGGGCCTGCTGAGCACCAAGCTGGTCAAGTCCAAGGTCGCCATCGTCTTCGACTACGAGTCCCAGTGGGCCACCGAGCACACCGCCACCCCCACGCAGGAGGTGCGCCACTGGACCGAGCCGCTGGACTGGTTCCGCGCGCTGGCGGACAATGGCCTGACCGCCGACGTGGTGCCGGTCCGCGGTCCTTGGGATGAGTACGAGGCCGTCGTGTTGCCGAGCCTGGCCATCCTGTCCGAGCAGACCACGCGCCGCGTGCGCGAGTATGTGGCGAACGGCGGCAAGCTGTTCGTGACCTACTACACCGGTCTGGTGGACGACAGGGATCACGTCTGGCTGGGCGGCTACCCCGGCTCCATTCGCGACGTGGTGGGCGTGCGCGTCGAGGAATTCGCCCCGATGGGCACCGACGCCCCCGGCACCATGGACCACCTTGACTTGGACAACGGAACCGTGGCGCACGATTTCGCCGACGTGATCACCTCCGTGGCCGATACCGCTCACGTGGTCGCCTCCTTCAAGGCAGATAAGTGGACCGGTTTCGACGGCGCTCCCGCCATCACCGTCAACGACTTCGGCGACGGCAAGGCCGCATACGTCGGTGCCCGTCTCGGGCGTGAGGGCTTGGCCAAGAGCCTGCCCGCGCTGCTGGAGGAACTCGGCATCGAGACTTCGGCTGAGGACGATCGTGGTGAAGTGCTGCGCGTCGAGCGTGCGGACGAAACTGGCGAGAACCACTTCGTGTTCCTGTTCAACCGCACCCACGATGTTGCGGTCGTGGACGTGGAAGGCGAACCGCTGGTCGCCTCGCTGGCCCAGGTCAACGAGTCCGAGCACACGGCCGCCATCCAGCCCAACGGCGTACTCGTCGTCAAGCTGTAA
- a CDS encoding pseudouridine synthase, which produces MDVLYEDERIIVVDKPHFLATMPRGMWYRQTALIRLRERLGEPDITPAHRLDRMTAGVLVFVRDPACRGAYQMLFQNRQAVKVYECLAPCRPIVRPRYGTVTRIDPPRPFPLLRRSHIVKERGVLAAFEMPGLVNAETLIERGEPVSLFPGVKPCMPMAGGPRPSAVPVCRYTLRPHTGKTHQLRVHMNALGLPIVGDDFYPCIQARRYDDFSQPLQLVARVLRFTDPVTGQEREFVSRQPLLI; this is translated from the coding sequence ATGGACGTGCTGTATGAGGACGAGCGGATCATCGTGGTGGACAAGCCGCATTTTCTGGCCACCATGCCGCGAGGCATGTGGTATCGGCAGACCGCGCTGATCCGATTGCGTGAGCGGCTGGGGGAGCCGGACATCACGCCAGCGCACCGATTGGACCGCATGACCGCCGGCGTATTGGTGTTCGTGCGGGATCCGGCCTGCCGCGGCGCGTATCAGATGCTGTTCCAGAACCGGCAGGCCGTCAAGGTCTACGAGTGTCTGGCGCCATGCCGGCCGATCGTGCGGCCTCGATACGGCACCGTGACCCGGATCGACCCGCCGCGTCCGTTCCCGTTGCTGCGCCGCTCGCATATCGTCAAGGAGCGTGGCGTTCTGGCCGCCTTCGAGATGCCGGGCTTGGTCAACGCCGAAACCCTTATCGAACGCGGCGAACCCGTGTCCCTTTTCCCCGGTGTGAAGCCGTGCATGCCGATGGCGGGCGGCCCCCGTCCGTCGGCCGTGCCCGTTTGCCGCTACACGCTACGCCCCCATACCGGCAAAACCCATCAGCTGCGCGTCCACATGAATGCGTTGGGGCTGCCCATCGTGGGCGATGATTTCTATCCATGCATCCAGGCGCGCCGGTACGACGATTTCAGCCAGCCGCTGCAGTTGGTGGCGCGTGTGCTGCGGTTCACCGATCCGGTGACGGGGCAGGAGCGGGAATTCGTTTCCCGGCAACCGTTGCTGATCTGA
- the glmS gene encoding glutamine--fructose-6-phosphate transaminase (isomerizing), giving the protein MCGIVGYAGNIETACGRPLEVCLQGLERLEYRGYDSAGVALTAPGMDKVVVRKKAGRLKNLVEDIERKPMPLATVGIGHTRWATNGEPSDVNAHPHTSMDGKVAIIHNGIIENASQLRLDLQAEGYRFASATDTEVAAKLLGKIVDKIIADEGKPDLFKAVRRMARMLEGAFTILATDCRQPGIVVGARHDSPLVVGLGEGENFLGSDVAAFVAYTKRAMEVDQDQAVCVSADKVIVTDFNGNVVENPKTYTVDWDASAAEKGGWDSFMDKEIHEDPAAVQRTLLGRFDTNGGITLDEVRIDEHDFKAIDKIIVVACGTASYAGQVAKYAIEHWVRIPVEIELAHEFRYRDPILTPRTLVVAISQSGETMDTLMALRHAREQGSKVLAICNTQGASIPRESDAVLYTHAGPEVAVASTKAFVAQITAAYLLGLYLAQVKGAMFRDEIHQVLDSLKDMPRKIQWVLDTQPKTIQAAAERMVNANSFLFLGRHVGYPVALEGALKLKEIAYTFTEGFAAGELKHGPIALVDEGEPVVFIVPPQRGRNVLHAKVISGIEEVKARGAYIIAVAEQGDPDVERYADVVFWRPACPTLMSPLVDVVPLQLFAMDMAKLKGYDVDKPRNLAKSVTVE; this is encoded by the coding sequence ATGTGTGGAATCGTTGGATACGCGGGAAATATTGAAACGGCATGCGGTAGGCCTTTGGAGGTCTGCCTGCAAGGCCTGGAACGTCTGGAATACCGAGGCTATGACTCGGCCGGTGTGGCGCTGACCGCGCCCGGCATGGATAAGGTGGTCGTGCGCAAGAAGGCCGGCCGTTTGAAGAACCTGGTCGAAGACATCGAGCGTAAGCCGATGCCGCTTGCCACGGTGGGCATCGGCCACACGCGCTGGGCCACCAATGGCGAGCCGAGCGACGTGAACGCCCACCCGCACACCAGCATGGACGGCAAGGTGGCCATCATCCATAACGGCATCATCGAAAACGCCTCTCAGCTGCGTCTCGACCTGCAAGCCGAAGGCTACCGATTTGCTTCTGCCACCGACACTGAGGTGGCCGCTAAGCTGCTCGGCAAGATCGTGGACAAGATTATCGCGGATGAAGGCAAGCCAGACCTGTTCAAGGCTGTGCGCCGCATGGCCCGCATGCTTGAAGGCGCGTTCACCATTCTGGCCACCGACTGCCGCCAGCCGGGCATCGTGGTCGGAGCCCGCCATGATTCGCCGCTGGTCGTGGGCCTTGGCGAGGGGGAGAACTTCCTCGGTTCCGACGTGGCCGCATTCGTGGCCTACACCAAGCGCGCCATGGAAGTCGACCAGGATCAGGCCGTATGCGTGTCCGCCGACAAGGTCATCGTCACCGATTTCAACGGCAACGTGGTCGAAAACCCGAAGACCTACACCGTGGATTGGGACGCCTCGGCCGCCGAAAAGGGCGGCTGGGATTCCTTTATGGACAAGGAGATCCACGAAGACCCTGCCGCAGTGCAGCGCACCCTGCTTGGCCGCTTCGATACGAATGGCGGCATCACCCTTGATGAAGTGCGTATCGACGAACACGACTTCAAGGCCATCGACAAAATCATCGTTGTGGCCTGCGGCACCGCCAGCTACGCCGGCCAGGTAGCCAAATACGCCATCGAACACTGGGTGCGTATCCCCGTGGAAATCGAACTCGCGCACGAATTCCGTTACCGTGACCCGATTCTGACCCCGCGTACGCTCGTGGTGGCCATTTCTCAGTCCGGCGAAACCATGGATACGCTGATGGCCCTGCGCCACGCGCGCGAACAGGGGTCCAAGGTGCTGGCCATCTGCAACACGCAGGGTGCCTCCATTCCGCGTGAATCCGACGCCGTGCTCTACACACACGCCGGCCCGGAAGTTGCCGTGGCATCCACCAAGGCGTTCGTGGCGCAGATCACCGCCGCCTACCTGCTGGGCCTGTATCTGGCGCAGGTCAAGGGCGCGATGTTCCGCGATGAGATTCATCAGGTGCTCGACTCCCTGAAAGATATGCCGCGCAAGATTCAGTGGGTGCTCGACACCCAGCCCAAGACCATCCAGGCGGCCGCCGAGCGCATGGTGAACGCCAACTCCTTCTTGTTCCTCGGCCGCCACGTGGGCTACCCGGTGGCGCTTGAGGGCGCGTTGAAGCTCAAGGAAATCGCCTACACCTTCACCGAAGGCTTCGCGGCCGGCGAGCTCAAGCATGGACCGATCGCGCTGGTGGACGAGGGTGAGCCGGTGGTGTTCATCGTGCCGCCGCAGCGCGGCCGCAATGTGTTGCACGCCAAGGTGATCTCCGGTATCGAGGAGGTCAAGGCTCGTGGCGCGTACATCATCGCCGTGGCCGAGCAGGGCGACCCGGATGTGGAACGGTACGCTGACGTGGTGTTCTGGCGCCCCGCCTGCCCAACGCTGATGAGCCCGCTGGTTGACGTGGTGCCGCTGCAGCTGTTCGCCATGGACATGGCAAAGCTCAAGGGCTACGACGTGGACAAGCCCCGCAACCTCGCCAAGTCCGTGACCGTTGAGTAA
- a CDS encoding amino acid ABC transporter ATP-binding protein: MTTNDITSVAPVVRKAADGSVIPAVKAVQVHKAFGPLHVLKGIDLTVMPGTVTVILGPSGSGKSTFLRLINQLETLTGGSIEVDGELIGYKHVTKNGQDMLQTLDDKEIAAQRSRLGMVFQRFNLFPHMTALENVMEAPIHVQHQSKKAARDLAVAELQRVGLGDRTDYYPSQLSGGQQQRVAIARALAMKPEIMLFDEPTSALDPELVGEVLNVMRSLAKEGMTMVCVTHEIGFAREVADQIVFMDGGVVVEQGGPDIIDHPTEPRFKDFLQHVL, from the coding sequence ATGACTACGAATGACATCACCAGTGTTGCCCCGGTCGTGCGCAAGGCGGCTGACGGTTCCGTGATTCCTGCTGTCAAGGCCGTGCAGGTGCACAAGGCGTTTGGGCCGCTGCATGTGCTCAAGGGCATCGATCTAACCGTTATGCCCGGTACTGTGACCGTGATTCTGGGGCCCTCCGGTTCCGGCAAGTCCACGTTCCTGCGTCTGATCAACCAGCTGGAAACCCTGACCGGCGGTTCCATCGAGGTGGACGGCGAACTCATCGGCTACAAGCACGTGACCAAAAACGGCCAGGACATGCTGCAGACCCTGGACGATAAGGAGATCGCCGCACAGCGCTCTCGCCTCGGCATGGTGTTCCAGCGCTTCAACCTGTTCCCGCACATGACCGCGCTGGAAAACGTGATGGAAGCCCCGATCCACGTGCAGCACCAGTCCAAGAAAGCCGCCCGTGACCTGGCCGTGGCCGAGCTTCAGCGCGTCGGTCTAGGCGATCGCACGGACTATTACCCCTCCCAGCTGTCGGGTGGTCAGCAGCAGCGCGTGGCCATTGCCCGTGCTCTGGCCATGAAGCCGGAGATCATGCTCTTCGATGAGCCGACCTCCGCCCTTGACCCCGAACTGGTGGGCGAGGTGCTCAACGTCATGCGTTCCTTGGCCAAGGAAGGCATGACCATGGTGTGCGTGACCCACGAAATCGGCTTTGCCCGCGAAGTCGCCGACCAGATCGTGTTCATGGATGGCGGCGTGGTCGTGGAGCAGGGCGGCCCCGACATCATCGACCACCCCACCGAGCCTAGGTTTAAGGACTTCCTACAGCACGTGCTGTAG
- a CDS encoding amino acid ABC transporter permease: protein MAKKEVDGEGLNIPNRIKALPVKRPGPIVAAVIVVLLAAMLIQGLITNPRLDWPTVWKYLFNENVLEGIRYTLELTVISMVVAIILSVILAIMRKSINPVLRGVSWFFIWFFRGTPVYTQLIFWGLFAVLIPKISLGIPFTSVEFWSIDSNVVVTAFNAAWIGLALNEAAYLSEIVRAGLEAVDPGQTEAAKALGMNRTLIMRRIVLPQAMRIIIPPTGNETIGMLKTTSLVTAVPFTLELQFATNAIANRIYKPIPLLLVACFWYLLITSILMVVQSRLEAHFGKGFDARPVGTKGKQAPLPGKTDGEPKDDVDKLNQTTFVGLNA from the coding sequence ATGGCGAAGAAAGAAGTCGACGGTGAGGGGCTGAACATCCCCAACCGCATCAAGGCGCTGCCGGTCAAGCGCCCCGGCCCGATTGTGGCCGCAGTGATCGTGGTACTGCTCGCCGCGATGCTCATTCAAGGCTTGATTACCAATCCGCGACTGGATTGGCCCACCGTCTGGAAGTACCTGTTCAACGAGAACGTGCTTGAAGGCATTCGCTATACCTTGGAGCTCACCGTGATCTCCATGGTCGTGGCGATCATCCTGTCGGTGATTCTTGCCATCATGCGCAAATCCATCAATCCGGTGCTGCGCGGCGTCAGCTGGTTCTTCATCTGGTTCTTCCGCGGCACGCCTGTGTACACGCAGCTCATTTTCTGGGGTCTGTTCGCCGTGCTGATTCCCAAGATCAGCCTCGGCATTCCGTTCACCTCGGTGGAGTTCTGGAGCATCGACTCCAACGTGGTGGTCACCGCATTCAACGCCGCATGGATTGGTCTGGCCCTGAACGAGGCCGCCTACCTGTCCGAAATCGTGCGTGCCGGCCTTGAAGCCGTGGACCCCGGCCAGACCGAGGCGGCCAAGGCATTGGGCATGAACCGCACGCTCATCATGCGCCGCATCGTGCTGCCGCAGGCCATGCGCATCATCATCCCGCCCACCGGCAACGAGACCATCGGCATGCTGAAGACCACCTCGCTGGTCACCGCCGTGCCGTTCACCCTCGAGTTGCAGTTTGCCACCAACGCCATCGCCAACCGTATCTACAAGCCGATTCCGCTGCTTCTCGTGGCCTGCTTCTGGTACCTGCTGATCACCTCCATTCTGATGGTTGTGCAGTCCCGCCTCGAGGCGCACTTCGGCAAGGGCTTCGATGCCCGACCGGTGGGCACCAAGGGCAAGCAGGCGCCATTGCCGGGTAAGACCGACGGTGAACCGAAGGATGACGTGGACAAGCTCAACCAGACCACATTTGTCGGATTGAATGCATAA
- a CDS encoding ABC transporter substrate-binding protein, protein MQSTKLKSIMAIALSSAMLFATAACGTSDKADAGTDSAKGGSSKSVTITSYDVSSVKKDDAIAALLPESVTKDGKLTIGTNPSYAPAEFLDADGKTQIGYDMDLARAMGNIFGLETEIVSSNFDTIIPAIGSKYDLGIAAFTITKERMESVDFVSYFTAGMGYAVAAGNPKNVDENDLCGLNVAVETGTVEEEAINKTAKQCKADGKKDITIQSSKQQTDATTAVVTGKADVFFADSPVVGYAIAQTEGQLEQLGKDFDSVPNAIAIKKGDSQTTEAVQKAMQKLMDDGTYTKILQHWGVESGALDKAEINPAVE, encoded by the coding sequence ATGCAGTCCACCAAACTGAAGTCCATTATGGCCATTGCACTGAGCTCGGCCATGCTGTTCGCCACCGCCGCTTGCGGCACCTCCGACAAGGCCGATGCCGGTACGGATTCCGCCAAGGGCGGCTCCTCCAAGTCGGTCACCATCACCAGCTACGACGTGAGCTCCGTGAAGAAGGACGATGCAATAGCCGCACTGCTGCCTGAATCCGTGACCAAGGACGGCAAGCTCACCATCGGCACCAACCCCTCCTACGCCCCGGCCGAATTCCTCGACGCCGACGGCAAGACCCAGATCGGCTACGACATGGATCTCGCCCGCGCCATGGGCAACATCTTCGGTCTCGAGACCGAAATCGTCTCCTCCAACTTCGATACGATCATTCCGGCCATCGGCTCCAAGTACGATCTGGGCATCGCCGCCTTCACCATCACCAAGGAGCGCATGGAATCCGTCGACTTCGTCTCCTACTTCACCGCAGGCATGGGCTATGCAGTGGCCGCAGGCAACCCCAAGAATGTCGACGAGAACGACCTGTGCGGTCTGAACGTTGCCGTCGAGACCGGCACCGTCGAGGAAGAGGCCATCAACAAGACCGCCAAGCAGTGCAAGGCGGACGGCAAGAAAGACATCACCATCCAGTCCTCCAAGCAGCAGACCGACGCCACCACCGCTGTGGTGACCGGCAAGGCCGACGTGTTCTTCGCCGATTCCCCGGTTGTCGGCTACGCCATCGCCCAGACCGAAGGCCAGCTGGAACAGCTCGGCAAGGACTTCGACTCCGTGCCGAACGCCATCGCCATCAAGAAGGGCGATTCCCAGACCACCGAAGCCGTGCAGAAGGCCATGCAGAAGCTCATGGACGACGGCACCTACACCAAGATCCTCCAGCACTGGGGCGTCGAATCCGGCGCACTGGACAAGGCCGAAATCAACCCGGCCGTCGAATAG
- a CDS encoding ABC transporter substrate-binding protein, giving the protein MSLSKGIQSAAAAALSAAMLIAVAACGTTDGTDTASKSGDSSKDSSSTSIQGFDTSSIQKDDEIAALLPDSVAGDGTLTVGADTSYAPAEFLAEDGKTPVGFDVDLSKALAAVFGLKENTVSSTFDSIIPSVGSKYDIGISSFTVTKERMEAVDFVTYFKAGSTFVVQKGNPNKVDSSNLCGVKVAVQTGTTQEEEVNKDNEQCKADGKDAIDIQSSKLQTDVTTAVASGKADIFYADTPVAGYAIKQTGDTLEALGEDVGVTPEAVAVKKGDSKTAEAVQKAIQKLMDDGTYKKILDTWGVSSGAVDKAEINPSVE; this is encoded by the coding sequence ATGTCTCTAAGCAAGGGAATACAATCCGCTGCGGCCGCCGCCCTGAGCGCGGCCATGCTGATCGCCGTGGCGGCCTGTGGCACGACTGACGGCACCGACACCGCATCCAAGAGCGGCGATTCATCCAAGGACTCGTCCAGCACTTCGATTCAAGGCTTCGACACCAGCAGCATCCAGAAGGACGACGAGATTGCCGCACTGCTGCCCGATTCCGTGGCCGGCGACGGCACGCTGACCGTCGGCGCCGATACTTCCTATGCCCCGGCCGAGTTCCTGGCCGAAGACGGCAAGACCCCGGTTGGCTTCGACGTCGACCTGTCCAAGGCGCTGGCCGCAGTGTTCGGACTGAAGGAAAACACCGTCTCCTCCACGTTCGATTCGATTATCCCGTCCGTCGGCTCCAAGTACGACATCGGCATCTCCTCCTTCACCGTGACCAAGGAACGCATGGAGGCTGTGGACTTCGTGACCTACTTCAAGGCCGGTTCCACGTTCGTGGTGCAGAAGGGCAACCCGAACAAGGTCGACTCCTCGAACCTGTGCGGCGTGAAGGTGGCTGTGCAGACCGGTACCACCCAGGAAGAGGAAGTCAACAAGGATAACGAGCAGTGCAAGGCGGACGGTAAGGATGCCATCGACATCCAGTCCTCCAAGCTGCAGACCGATGTGACTACCGCCGTGGCTTCCGGTAAGGCTGATATCTTCTACGCCGATACGCCGGTTGCCGGCTACGCCATCAAGCAGACCGGTGATACGCTCGAGGCCCTCGGCGAGGACGTTGGTGTGACCCCTGAGGCCGTGGCCGTCAAGAAGGGCGATTCCAAGACCGCCGAGGCCGTACAGAAGGCCATCCAGAAGCTGATGGATGATGGCACGTACAAGAAGATCCTCGACACGTGGGGCGTCTCTTCCGGCGCCGTCGACAAGGCCGAGATCAACCCGTCCGTCGAGTAG
- the smpB gene encoding SsrA-binding protein SmpB: MPKETGEKLIVQNKKARHDYAIEDKYEAGLALTGTEVKSLREGRASLSEAFISIDRRGEMWLEGANIPEYLNGTWNNHAPKRKRKLLLHRLQITKLARGIEAKGYTIVPLSLYFKDGRVKAEIALARGKKEFDKRQALREEQDKREALRAMRYANMRH; this comes from the coding sequence ATGCCCAAGGAGACTGGTGAGAAACTCATCGTCCAGAACAAGAAGGCCCGGCATGACTATGCCATCGAAGACAAGTATGAGGCAGGGCTGGCCCTGACCGGCACCGAGGTCAAATCGTTGCGCGAGGGGCGCGCATCGCTGTCCGAGGCGTTCATCTCCATCGACCGCCGCGGCGAGATGTGGCTGGAGGGTGCGAACATCCCCGAATACCTGAACGGCACATGGAACAACCATGCGCCCAAGCGCAAGCGCAAGCTGCTGCTGCACCGACTGCAGATCACCAAGCTCGCCCGCGGCATCGAGGCCAAGGGATACACGATTGTGCCGCTGAGCCTGTACTTCAAGGACGGTCGCGTCAAGGCGGAGATCGCACTGGCCCGAGGCAAGAAGGAATTCGACAAACGCCAGGCCCTGCGCGAAGAGCAGGACAAGCGTGAAGCCCTACGCGCCATGCGCTACGCCAACATGCGCCACTAG
- a CDS encoding CHAP domain-containing protein has product MTNVRVIKPALAALVAAAACVGGLAFSSAQPAQADTYSDLITAQNQHAASVQREAELKQQLAGASQELADKVLELDDLTNNKIVAAQSKVTQANEDAATAQDEADAASKRLSAAQKDKETLEEQIKQTGKDYDDAHAAVAQLARDEMHGSNASDVMSVVTGATSTQDFVNSMQSRDALSRNEANAASSAATSLSTSKNRGERLAAIEKQIAVLKTQSDEKAASAQTAAETAQSERDALDKLRQEGETRRNELSSMVDSLDSQSARQAARTVLIASQVDSYNRQFQKEQQDAANRVDTGNQGGTPSTPVTPAPAPAPAPAPAPAPAPAPAPSVGGQGTSNGDYGNAYAAGQCTYWAYERRRQMGIGTPSYLGNGGDWWRNAPSYGLRVDHNPQVGAALSFLPGQDGADGTYGHVAVVEAVYGDGTFQISEMNWGGPWNMHDRTLTNLGQYWFVH; this is encoded by the coding sequence ATGACGAATGTACGTGTGATCAAGCCCGCACTGGCGGCATTGGTGGCCGCCGCAGCCTGTGTGGGAGGTCTGGCGTTCAGCTCGGCACAGCCTGCCCAGGCAGACACCTATTCCGACCTGATTACTGCGCAGAACCAGCACGCCGCGTCGGTACAGCGCGAGGCCGAACTCAAGCAGCAGTTGGCCGGTGCCAGCCAGGAACTGGCGGATAAGGTACTTGAGCTGGATGATTTGACGAACAACAAGATTGTCGCCGCCCAGAGCAAGGTCACGCAGGCCAACGAGGATGCCGCCACCGCTCAGGACGAGGCTGACGCCGCATCCAAACGTCTTTCCGCCGCGCAGAAAGACAAGGAGACGCTCGAGGAGCAGATCAAGCAGACCGGCAAGGACTACGATGACGCGCACGCCGCCGTGGCCCAGCTGGCCCGTGACGAGATGCACGGCTCGAATGCTTCCGACGTGATGAGCGTGGTGACGGGTGCCACCAGCACACAGGACTTCGTCAACTCCATGCAGTCCCGGGACGCGTTGTCTCGCAACGAGGCGAATGCGGCTTCCTCCGCCGCGACCTCACTGAGCACGTCGAAGAACCGTGGCGAACGTCTGGCGGCCATCGAAAAGCAGATTGCTGTGCTCAAGACCCAGTCCGATGAGAAGGCCGCTTCCGCACAGACCGCCGCCGAAACCGCGCAAAGCGAACGTGACGCTTTGGACAAGCTACGCCAGGAGGGTGAGACGCGGCGCAACGAACTGTCCTCCATGGTCGACAGTCTGGATTCCCAATCCGCCAGGCAGGCGGCCCGGACCGTGCTGATCGCCTCGCAGGTCGATTCCTACAACCGTCAGTTCCAGAAGGAGCAGCAGGACGCCGCCAACCGGGTGGATACCGGTAACCAGGGCGGCACGCCGTCCACTCCGGTGACCCCCGCTCCGGCGCCCGCTCCGGCTCCGGCTCCGGCGCCGGCCCCCGCCCCCGCCCCCGCCCCCAGCGTCGGCGGCCAAGGCACGTCGAACGGTGATTACGGCAACGCCTATGCCGCCGGCCAGTGCACGTACTGGGCGTATGAACGCCGTAGGCAGATGGGCATTGGCACGCCGTCCTATCTCGGCAATGGCGGCGACTGGTGGCGCAACGCCCCCTCGTACGGCTTGCGCGTGGACCACAACCCTCAGGTCGGTGCGGCGCTCTCCTTCCTGCCTGGTCAGGATGGTGCCGACGGTACCTATGGCCATGTTGCCGTAGTCGAAGCCGTGTATGGCGACGGCACATTCCAGATCTCCGAAATGAACTGGGGTGGTCCGTGGAACATGCACGACCGCACGCTGACCAATTTGGGTCAGTACTGGTTCGTCCACTGA